A region from the Rosa rugosa chromosome 6, drRosRugo1.1, whole genome shotgun sequence genome encodes:
- the LOC133715149 gene encoding amino acid transporter AVT6C-like produces MTNQQNNDEAGVVAHPLLHDFKILEGQTSSSSSIQGASFSGAVFNISTTMIGAGIMSIPATMKVLGIIPGFIAILVVAVLTEVTVEFMLRYTNSGKSETYAGMVGESFGPLGSIAVQVCIIITNLGCLIIYFIIIGDVLCGSTQSGGTLHLGMLQEWFGIHWWNSRAYALLFIAIFVMLPLVLLRRVDSLRHTSAISILLAVVFVAICSAMAIYAVCKGKAHKLRLFPDFAMVSIFDIFTSIPVVVTSFGFHVNVHPIRAELGEPSDMKLAGRISLLICVAIYFSIGFFGYLLFGDSIMADMLVNFDQNSGSTFGQMLNVVVRSSYAMHLLLVFPVMNFSLRANIDELLFPNKPVLAESNSRFLILTCVLLSFSYFVAIAIPNIWYFFQFMGSTTVVCLSFIFPGALILRDGHGISTTKDKIIAILVIVLAVVTSSVAISSNFYTSTQSS; encoded by the exons AAACAACGATGAAGCCGGAGTGGTCGCTCATCCTCTTCTCCATGACTTCAAAATCCTAGAAGGTCAAACTTCTTCATCATCCTCCATACAAGGCGCTTCATTTTCCGGCGCCGTTTTCAACATCTCAACCACCATGATCGGAGCCGGAATCATGTCTATCCCGGCCACCATGAAAGTGCTGGGAATAATTCCCGGGTTCATAGCTATCTTAGTAGTGGCAGTCTTGACAGAGGTCACGGTGGAGTTCATGCTAAGATACACGAACTCCGGCAAGTCGGAAACCTACGCCGGCATGGTGGGGGAGTCGTTTGGACCGTTGGGTTCGATTGCTGTGCAAGTCTGTATCATCATAACCAACCTGGGTTGCCTCATcatttatttcatcatcatcg GGGATGTGCTATGTGGGAGTACTCAATCTGGAGGAACTTTGCATTTGGGAATGTTACAAGAATGGTTTGGCATCCATTGGTGGAATTCTCGAGCTTATGCGCTTCTTTTCATTGCAATATTTGTGATGCTTCCATTAGTCTTGTTACGCCGAGTAG ATTCACTGAGGCACACTTCAGCAATATCCATTTTGTTAGCAGTGGTTTTTGTTGCCATATGCTCTGCAATGGCGATTTATGCTGTGTGTAAAGGGAAAGCTCACAAACTGAGACTATTTCCGGACTTTGCAATGGTCTCAATATTTGATATTTTCACCAGTATCCCAGTCGTTGTGACAAGTTTTGGATTCCATGTCAATG TTCATCCAATTAGAGCAGAGCTCGGTGAGCCTTCTGATATGAAGTTAGCTGGTCGGATTTCTCTGCTGATCTGTGTTGCCATTTACTTCTCGATTGGCTTCTTTGGCTACCTATTGTTCGGGGACTCAATAATGGCTGACATGCTAGTAAACTTTGATCAAAACTCTGGCTCCACATTCGGGCAGATGCTCAATGTTGTTGTTCGATCAAGCTATGCAATGCACCTCTTGCTTGTGTTCCCCGTTATGAACTTTTCATTAAGGGCCAACATAGATGAACTGCTCTTCCCAAACAAGCCTGTTTTGGCGGAAAGCAACTCAAGATTTCTAATCCTCACTTGTGTCTTGCTCTCATTTTCTTACTTTGTGGCAATAGCTATCCCAAACATATGGTACTTCTTTCAGTTTATGGGATCAACCACTGTGGTTTGCCTCTCATTTATATTCCCTGGTGCTCTCATTCTCAG GGATGGACATGGGATATCAACAACAAAGGACAAGATAATAGCAATATTGGTGATAGTTTTGGCTGTGGTGACGAGCTCAGTTGCAATCTCTAGCAATTTCTACACTTCAACTCAAAGCTCTTAA
- the LOC133714386 gene encoding amino acid transporter AVT6C-like has protein sequence MSPAAGVHAPLLPENKKVRHGGSVSGAVFNVSTSIIGAGIMSIPATLKVLGVIPAFVLIVIIAFLADVSVEFLMRFTHSGETRTYAGVMRESFGEVGSVATQVCVMITNLGCLIMYQIIIGDVLSGNKTGHLGVLQEWFGVQWWNSRDIALMFTLVLIMLPLVLLRRVESLRFSSAISVLLAVVFVGISSAMAILAIFEGKTKTPRLVPSLDQQTTFFDLFTAVPVIVTAFTFHFNVHPIGFELGKPSDMILAVQISLVLCAAIYFTIGLFGYLLFGDSIMPDILVNFDRSSDSAMGALLNDVVRLSYALHLMLVFPLLNFSLRANLDEFLFPKKPLLATDTKRFMFLTFGLLVFSYLAAIAFPNIWYLFQFLGSTSAVCLAFIFPGAIVLRDVHGISTKRDKIMATIMVFLAVVTSAIAISTNVYNSFGNKL, from the exons ATGTCGCCGGCGGCCGGAGTTCACGCGCCACTGCTGCCGGAGAACAAGAAAGTAAGGCATGGAGGCTCGGTTTCCGGGGCGGTGTTCAATGTTTCGACTAGCATTATTGGTGCTGGGATTATGTCCATACCTGCCACTCTTAAGGTGTTGGGGGTCATACCGGCCTTTGTGCTCATTGTGATCATTGCTTTCTTGGCCGACGTTTCGGTAGAGTTTCTGATGAGGTTTACGCATTCCGGCGAGACGAGGACGTACGCCGGTGTCATGAGGGAGTCGTTTGGGGAGGTCGGATCGGTTGCAACACAAGTATGTGTTATGATCACTAATCTAGGGTGCTTGATCATGTACCAGATTATAATAG GGGATGTCCTTTCTGGAAATAAAACGGGGCATTTGGGTGTTCTGCAAGAATGGTTTGGAGTTCAGTGGTGGAACTCACGTGACATCGCTCTCATGTTCACTCTGGTTTTGATAATGCTACCGTTGGTGTTGTTAAGGCGTGTAG AATCTCTGAGGTTCAGTTCAGCTATATCAGTTCTTCTTGCTGTGGTTTTTGTTGGGATAAGTTCTGCAATGGCAATCCTCGCAATCTTTGAAGggaaaaccaaaaccccaagaTTGGTTCCAAGTTTAGACCAACAAACCACCTTCTTTGATCTGTTCACTGCTGTTCCAGTCATTGTGACAGCCTTCACTTTTCATTTCAATG TTCACCCTATCGGTTTCGAGCTTGGGAAGCCTTCAGATATGATCTTGGCTGTCCAAATCTCATTAGTGCTTTGTGCAGCCATCTACTTCACCATAGGACTATTTGGGTACCTATTGTTTGGAGATTCAATCATGCCTGACATACTTGTAAACTTTGATAGAAGCTCTGATTCAGCAATGGGGGCACTACTTAATGATGTGGTCAGATTGAGCTATGCACTCCACTTGATGTTGGTGTTTCCACTCTTGAACTTCTCTTTAAGAGCAAACTTGGATGAGTTTCTTTTCCCTAAGAAACCACTACTGGCAACAGATACCAAAAGATTTATGTTCCTCACTTTTGGTTTGCTAGTCTTTTCTTACCTAGCAGCAATAGCATTCCCAAACATTTGGTATCTCTTTCAGTTTCTGGGTTCAACCTCTGCAGTCTGCCTTGCATTCATTTTCCCTGGTGCTATTGTTCTGAG GGATGTACATGGGATATCTACAAAGAGGGATAAGATCATGGCGACGATAATGGTATTCCTGGCAGTAGTAACAAGCGCAATTGCCATTTCCACCAATGTGTATAACTCATTCGGAAACAAGTTGTAA
- the LOC133714388 gene encoding uncharacterized protein LOC133714388, with translation MRTLATKLTTCAKHYCRTNPVRNAQSRSFSSYNGRDELSLEQEADRKIGWLLKLLFAGTATAVAYNIMPYMGDNLLQQSVSLLQVKDPLFKRMGASRLAQFAIDDERRMKIVEMGGAQELVNMLGNAKDDSTRKEALKALSAISQSDQALGALHQAGAISVIQAAPDSLEHADIEKYKSGLLQRFQDLRYDSPSEDVSSP, from the exons ATGCGCACGTTAGCAACCAAACTCACCACT TGTGCAAAGCATTACTGTAGAACAAACCCAGTACGGAATGCGCAGTCTCGCAGTTTCTCATCTTACAATGGAAGAG ATGAGCTCTCACTTGAACAAGAAGCTGATAGAAAAATCGGGTGGTTGCTGAAGTTGTTATTTGCTGGCACTGCCACTGCTGTAGCTTACAACATCATGCCATATATGG GAGATAATTTGTTGCAACAGTCGGTGTCGCTTTTGCAAGTGAAGGATCCTTTGTTCAAGAGGATGGGGGCTTCTAGATTAGCGCAGTTTGCGATAGATG ATGAAAGGAGGATGAAAATAGTGGAGATGGGTGGTGCTCAGGAGCTCGTAAATATGTTGGGGAATGCTAAAGATGACAGCACAAGGAAGGAAGCTTTGAAAGCTCTTTCTGCTATTTCACAATCAG ATCAAGCTCTTGGAGCTTTACACCAAGCTGGGGCAATCTCAGTCATCCAAGCTGCCCCTGATTCCTTGGAACATGCCGACATTGAGAAATACAAGTCAGGTTTGCTCCAGAGATTCCAAGATCTGAGATATGATAGTCCTTCTGAAGATGTATCAAGTCCCTAG
- the LOC133714387 gene encoding ribosome biogenesis protein NOP53, whose product MGKKAKTSRKGKKAWRANISTEDIQDFFEQSTKDALSGGNLSQAPDEALFFVDNSKDLSVKRKIEKHREKVLHIDSMLQKNPFVKAVPSSTLKKSKKKRKQIANAKDVTECGTEGSVSTSGMADLWGDKGGDNRVVKKMMKPSPIPAVEVEPPGCSYNPTDESHQEALAHAVADEMQKVYRNELGPEPVPLTVPGETIDEEEMYFIEADEGSDDDMNPENLDENEHGASEKRPFKTKRVTTVELNKRARRKEQLKREAEAKKVQKLSKEIDGLPDILQEIAEDDEEKLKRHLRRVVAKKEKSKSCPPRLGKHKFEPAPVQVLLTEERTGSIRKLKGCCTLVKDRFKSLEKRGLIPVKANKRKY is encoded by the exons atggggaaGAAAGCGAAGACGTCCAGGAAGGGAAAGAAGGCGTGGAGAGCCAACATTAGCACGGAGGACATCCAGGACTTCTTCGAGCAGTCCACCAAAGACGCTCTCTCCGGCGGCAATCTCTCTCAGGCTCCCGATGAAGCTCTCTTCTTCGTCGACAACTCCAAAG ATCTTTCGGTGAAGAGGAAGATTGAAAAGCATAGAGAGAAAGTGCTTCACATTGACAGCATGCTACAGAAAAACCCATTTGTAAAAGCAGTGCCTTCTTCAACACTAAAGAAGTCCAAGAAAAAGCGAAAACAGATTGCAAATGCCAAAGATGTGACTGAATGCGGCACTGAG GGTTCTGTCTCAACTTCTGGCATGGCTGACCTATGGGGTGATAAAGGTGGTGACAATCGTGTGGTCAAGAAG atgatgaagcCTTCACCTATTCCTGCTGTAGAAGTTGAGCCTCCAGGTTGCTCATATAATCCCACAGATGAAAGTCATCAG GAAGCATTGGCTCATGCTGTTGCAGATGAAATGCAGAAAGTCTATAGAAATGAGCTAGGGCCTGAACCAGTGCCTCTAACTGTTCCAGGGGAGACtattgatgaagaagaa ATGTATTTTATTGAAGCAGATGAAGGCAGTGATGATGATATGAATCCAGAAAACTTGGATGAGAATGAGCATGGTGCATCTGAGAAAAG GCCCTTTAAAACAAAGAGGGTGACAACAGTCGAATTAAATAAGAGAGCTAGGCGTAAAGAACAGCTGAAAAGGGAAGCAGAAGCAAAGAAGGTGCAGAAGCTTTCCAAAGAAATTGATGG CTTACCAGATATCCTTCAGGAAATAGCTGAAGACGACGAGGAGAAGCTAAAAAGACATCTTCGACGAGTTGTAgctaaaaaggaaaaatctaAGTCATGTCCCCCGCGCTTGGGGAAGCACAA ATTTGAACCTGCCCCAGTTCAAGTCCTTCTGACTGAAGAAAGAACTGGATCCATCCGTAAACTGAAG GGTTGTTGCACCCTTGTCAAGGATCGCTTCAAGAGTCTTGAAAAAAGAGGATTAATCCCAGTGAAGGCCAACAAAAG GAAATATTAA